From the genome of Periplaneta americana isolate PAMFEO1 chromosome 15, P.americana_PAMFEO1_priV1, whole genome shotgun sequence, one region includes:
- the LOC138715548 gene encoding uncharacterized protein isoform X2: MADLYFFVVTVVFLSMKALAITAHRYLFYIIITKFHFLFIGVGTTRTNPNDLLQLSANIPEMTQTWTSHKSSVWPGMSPLPHNKCDLTPE; encoded by the exons ATggcagatttatatttttttgtagttacTGTCGTCTTCCTTAGCATGAAGGCACTGGCAATTACTGCCCATAGATATCTTTTCTACATAATTATTaccaaatttcattttctttttataggAGTTGGTACAACTAGAACTAATCCCAATGACCTTCTCCAACTTT CAGCCAACATACCCGAAATGACACAGACCTGGACGTCACATAAAT CCTCTGTCTGGCCTGGTATGTCGCCTCTGCCCCACAACAAGTGTG ACCTGACCCCAGAGTGA